The following coding sequences are from one Gossypium raimondii isolate GPD5lz chromosome 4, ASM2569854v1, whole genome shotgun sequence window:
- the LOC105779388 gene encoding serine hydroxymethyltransferase 7 → MDLLSQSADTSSTLSLGLVSSSPQSHRTQIADDSISLEVDGRDTAQPLSRFAFQLLEPEKNRRCLRNGDRNESECYDDDDDGGGEESKEIEEFHLLGHTMCLKRRRDGCSSSASSKRMTPEPDLETRKAAVKSWGNQPLSVADPDVFDMMEHEKKRQFMGIELIASENFVCRAVMEALGSHLTNKYSEGMPGARYYGGNQYIDEIETLCWKRALQAFGLDSENWGVNVQPYSCTSANFAVYTGLLLPGDRIMGLDTPSGGNTSHGYYTPHGRKVSSASIFFESLPYKVNPQTGYIDYEKLEERALDFRPKILICGGSSYPREWDYGRFRQIADKCGAVLLCDMAQISGLIAAKECANPFGYCDIVTSTTHKSLRGPRGGIIFYRKGAKRKGGKLQSQGDDNEQYDFEEKINFAVFPSLQGGPHNNHIAALAIALKQVATPEYKAYMQQVKRNAQALASALLRRKCRLITGGTDNHLILWDLRPFGLTGKIYEKVCEMCHITLNKIAICGDNGAITPGGVRIGTPAMTSRGCVESDFETIADIVLRAAHVASMIHGKLQKASVKSLHDNKDILELRTQVETFASQFAMPGFEI, encoded by the exons ATGGATTTGTTATCTCAATCGGCTGACACTTCATCAACGCTCTCTTTAGGGTTAGTTTCATCTTCGCCGCAATCTCACCGTACCCAGATCGCTGATGACTCTATTAGTCTCGAGGTGGACGGAAGGGACACCGCGCAACCACTGTCGCGTTTCGCTTTTCAGCTACTCGAGCCGGAGAAGAACCGGAGGTGTCTCCGAAATGGGGATAGAAATGAAAGTGAGTGTtacgatgatgatgatgatggtggtgGTGAAGAGAGTAAAGAAATCGAAGAATTTCATTTATTAGGGCATACTATGTGCCTCAAAAGGCGAAGAGACGGCTGTTCTTCTTCTGCGTCGTCAAAGCGAATGACGCCGGAGCCCGATCTCGAGACGAGAAAAGCGGCCGTGAAATCATGGGGCAATCAACCACTCAGTGTAGCGGATCCCGACGTGTTCGACATGATGGAACATGAGAAAAAGAGGCAATTCATGGGAATCGAATTGATAGCTTCCGAAAATTTCGTTTGCCGGGCCGTCATGGAAGCACTCGGAAGCCATTTAACCAACAAATACTCCGAAGGGATGCCGGGAGCAAGGTACTATGGAGGGAATCAATACATCGATGAAATCGAAACTCTTTGCTGGAAACGTGCATTGCAAGCTTTTGGACTAGATTCTGAGAACTGGGGTGTGAATGTACAGCCTTATTCGTGTACATCTGCGAATTTCGCAGTCTATACTGGGTTGCTATTGCCCGGAGATAGGATCATGGGATTGGATACTCCATCAGGAGGGAATACCAGTCATGGGTATTATACCCCACATGGTAGAAAAGTATCTTCTGCTTCAATTTTCTTTGAGAGTTTGCCATATAAAGTGAATCCACAAACTGGGTATATAGATTATGAGAAGTTGGAAGAGAGGGCACTTGATTTTAGGCCTAAGATATTGATTTGTGGTGGTAGTTCGTATCCGAGGGAATGGGATTACGGAAGGTTTCGACAGATTGCGGATAAGTGTGGTGCTGTTTTGCTTTGTGATATGGCTCAAATCAGTGGACTTATTGCTGCTAAG GAATGTGCGAATCCCTTTGGTTACTGCGACATTGTTACCTCAACAACTCATAAAAGCCTCCGAGGTCCCAGAGGAGGTATAATTTTTTACCGGAAGGGTGCAAAGCGAAAGGGAGGGAAGCTTCAAAGCCAAGGAGATGACAATGAGCAATACGATTTCGAGGAAAAGATAAATTTTGCTGTTTTTCCATCTTTGCAAGGCGGACCACATAATAATCATATTGCTGCTCTTGCTATAGCATTGAAGCAAGTGGCTACACCGGAGTACAAGGCCTATATGCAGCAAGTGAAGAGAAATGCTCAGGCCTTAGCATCTGCTTTGTTAAGAAGAAAATGCAGGCTAATTACAGGCGGCACGGACAACCATTTGATACTCTGGGATCTAAGACCTTTTGGATTGACAG GTAAAATTTACGAGAAGGTCTGCGAGATGTGTCATATTACCCTGAATAAAATTGCTATTTGTGGTGATAATGGTGCCATTACTCCCGGAGGTGTAAGGATCG GTACTCCTGCTATGACTTCAAGAGGTTGCGTTGAGTCTGATTTTGAGACAATTGCGGACATTGTCCTAAGAGCTGCACATGTCGCCAGCATGATTCATGGGAAGTTACAGAAGGCCTCTGTGAAAAGTCTACATGATAATAAGGATATTTTGGAGCTACGAACACAGGTTGAGACTTTTGCTTCTCAGTTTGCAATGCCgggatttgaaatttga